One Plasmodium cynomolgi strain B DNA, chromosome 12, whole genome shotgun sequence genomic region harbors:
- a CDS encoding hypothetical protein (putative) yields MNISKIFFSKVGEVIKNGNSGMNMQQGASQLYSGKKLIYISKPTHGGFIYWKCRELIHTVKKKTKRCARYLDINHDFSRAALVGVPKTSYDPKNNIFYIQMDNEEWAGNFDINGSACVLAWGAIFLVKKLAKWENILYVRVELLHLDGIGSKMMLNISMNILFYLHISFWIYFIYYRMLVNNKHNVFSKWKTDD; encoded by the exons ATGAATataagcaaaatatttttcagcAAAGTTGGGgaggtgataaaaaatgggaacagtGGAATGAACATGCAGCAAGGAGCAAGTCAGTTGTACAGCGGGAAGAAATTAATATACATTAGTAAACCAACTCATGGAGGTTTCATATACTGGAAGTGCAGGGAACTCATACACAcagtaaaaaagaaaacgaaaaggtgCGCAAGATACTTGGACATTAATCACGACTTCTCTCGAGCCGCATTAGTAGGTGTTCCCAAAACGAGCTATGACCCCAAGaacaatattttctacattcaAATGGATAATGAGGAGTGGGCAGGTAACTTTGACATAAATGGCTCCGCATGTGTACTTGCGTGGGGAGCCATATTCctcgtaaaaaaattggcaaaatgggaaaacatACTTTACGTACGAGTAGAGCTGCTCCATTTGGACG GTATTGGCAGCAAAATGATGCTGAATATATCGATGAACATTCTGTTTTACCTCCACATATCCTTCTGgatttatttcatatattATCGAATGCTGGTTAATAACAAGCATAATGTGTTTAGCAAGTGGAAGACCGACGACTGA
- a CDS encoding 60S ribosomal protein mitochondrial precursor (putative) has translation MNAFIKFMYIPRAHFNIYNEYLNAYRKKINRIPFYIRRTASDNLPVFLKYKNNKNLVVTVIRKIKGNKEVLKREIESICNSNVIEKTDCWLIKGNHKKKIKDYFKYIGY, from the exons ATGAATGCCTTCATCAAGTTTATGTACATCCCCAGAGCCCACTTCAACATTTATAACGAGTATCTGAACGCATATAGGAAGAAAATCAACCGAATCCCTTTTTACATACGGAGAACGG CATCCGACAATTTGCCCGTTTTTCTcaagtacaaaaataataagaacCTCGTCGTGACCGTCATTCGAAagataaaaggaaacaaagaG gttttaaaaagggagatcGAGTCCATTTGCAACAGCAACGTTATTGAGAAAACGGATTGCTGGCTAATCAAGGGGAATcataagaagaaaataaaagac TATTTTAAATACATTGGCTACTGA
- a CDS encoding hypothetical protein (putative): MLSKSISDMKIEMEKLQNIYDEEVVKIKESYERRLLVLQAELEEKENYFKKQKEAHREEFESQLEEYKGMYHNEKRISQDRERLIEEAAAEREKLTKEAAAERDRLTKEAAAERERITKEAASEREKLTKEAAVEIEELQNRVTQMNEREKDLTQGLNEEKEKNEKIKTEIEKYKEQILNLNEIINKKNENIKNMVNDILLVKNVYDELAKEKELNELGKKKLAKKIDTYEKDLNYLKKNIEGYRVNNDKMRKCNQELNERVRKMECEIRSLENENEFLKKENLLFNKKFLNVKRGKKLVGQVDYFSDSTDVKDEVPSADSSVEGNNSLGSHRDELQVKEVKLMGQTNEIGNVKDASGEKGADGDKCAKRKKKKKKKNILKKKKKNIAKVVKRGEKGAGSDADADGDSDGDSDDCGEDGEGASSTGEDLPVEPTCALSVLATGRGKRKDSAEQKRGSISGAPRGENESGDSNDSDEAGASNDSDEVGASNDSDEAGASNKSDEAGGESQAHLSTLSIAGGKANCACSSKKEVHLSDVRRSIDNLVSEKKLKGNAIGSNYEEVGSASRFDLISKFLENELSSNRYLFDLNLYSLKRYNIFSFSNGVFPQGGECNLTNLVRKKRSCPARAGHLHGQHNLEEVHNLGGVDTLEEEHNLGGEHNFHMSAKNTWRSRTEGLARALRDSSCGRSNGEEEAECVGGAARGRILQGGGNCETHTNDDMEKNKTINYFLANIKKEKKNSNEIVMKRRETGLQKLLSRRDSSSESYQIGKKEQLVRKLLGGEKPFECEKSDRHGSAVHIADVSTTDELGRYRHHLRGGQSDMQSYLLSKCKGKNNIYGLFIINERLKSIYKNIANRRKSISNFPVSMPKIENEKQFSSSFNIIQTRKVLPEGEENPPMVIPLGCKKNEQKMVPTFEYTGESNELHIAVPNGRIKGEIQSGDETNKTSFISESRLTEETRSAGSAFVVSGEDPLPRDEEKMGKNFLLENSKNMNRLGKKGEFSYTHEENDEEGIFLKKKSYLGNAHSISVMLDKNQPPMGGYLSSNESPPRVATNGGEADLRVVAGEKNPPMGWHPLYQEDMEKCVSFVKVGRKVLQEGGDKVGSGPRGGGPPLRERLTHHNGSVIHGGSALHNGTLIHDRSILHDGPFLHSGPPHHSGPLHHANEPRDNEFANHLKVKEGPRKGNPRQTNQNQEQEAVSKFDLNDVFNSNFNNFLLSYKSKKREFAVSPSSPSSAFSPSSAFSPSSASSPSSAFSPFSPSSSSPSRNRIFEILKKKNSPCDHSHERNGTDAAKEDSYFENYLNSLKQQRGRARVGEDPSGVYVRRVDRQDKETGSTDKHTQRGSNKWDCLAETKEFIKQESAQNSNNAVDDPNVLMQNNVNSGIISGGGSDCRGDSNRGSIKKESERFLFSSNSVMNTESNSIGGTTYENIVRSHIENSHFINLVKNKSQKDILLGGGHSKSDLRLINQECNASNRRDGMNRKKSP, encoded by the exons atgCTCAGTAAGAGCATCAGTGATATGAAAATAGAGATGGAGAAGCTCCAAAATATTTACGACGAggaagttgtaaaaataaaggagtcGTACGAGAGGCGCCTGCTAGTTTTGCAGGCCGAActggaggaaaaggaaaattacttcaagaaacaaaaagaggCCCACCGAGAGGAATTCGAGTCACAGTTGGAGGAGTACAAAGGTATGTACCACAATGAGAAAAGGATAAGTCAAGACAGGGAGAGACTCATCGAGGAGGCTGCTGCCGAACGGGAGAAACTCACCAAAGAGGCTGCTGCCGAACGGGACAGACTCACCAAAGAGGCTGCTGCCGAACGGGAGAGAATCACCAAAGAGGCTGCTTCCGAACGGGAGAAACTCACCAAAGAGGCTGCCGTCGAAATAGAAGAACTCCAAAACCGTGTAACCCAAATGAACGAACGGGAAAAAGACCTAACACAAGGtctgaatgaagaaaaggaaaaaaatgaaaaaatcaaaacggaaatagaaaaatacaaagaacAAATTCTCAACttgaatgaaataattaacaaaaaaaatgaaaatattaaaaatatggttAATGATATCCTTttggtaaaaaatgtatatgacGAGCTAGCCAAAGAGAAGGAACTGAACgaattaggaaaaaaaaaactagccaaaaaaattgatacgtatgaaaaagatttaaattatttaaaaaagaacatagAAGGATATAGAGTGAATAATGATAAGATGAGGAAGTGCAACCAGGAACTAAATGAACGAGTGAGGAAAATGGAATGTGAAATTCGTAGTCTTGAGaatgaaaatgaatttttaaaaaaagaaaatcttctttttaacaaaaaatttttgaatgtaaaaagggggaaaaagctAGTAGGGCAGGTAGACTACTTCTCTGACTCGACGGATGTCAAGGATGAGGTGCCTAGTGCGGACAGTAGTGTGGAGGGAAATAACTCGTTAGGGTCTCACAGAGATGAGTTGCAGGTGAAGGAAGTGAAGCTAATGGGACAAACGAACGAGATAGGAAATGTGAAAGATGCAAGTGGTGAAAAGGGCGCTGATGGAGACAAGTGCgcgaagcggaagaagaaaaaaaagaaaaaaaatattttaaagaagaaaaaaaaaaatattgcaaaagttgtaaaaagggGCGAGAAAGGGGCAGGTAGCGATGCTGACGCCGATGGTGACAGCGACGGTGATAGCGACGATTGCGGTGAGGACGGGGAAGGCGCTTCCTCCACCGGGGAGGATCTCCCCGTAGAACCAACGTGCGCGCTGAGCGTGCTGGCAACCGGTCGCGGAAAACGGAAAGACTCCGCGGagcagaaaaggggaagcatcAGTGGAGCCCCCCGAGGAGAAAACGAATCAGGAGATTCGAACGACTCTGACGAAGCAGGCGCATCGAACGATTCAGATGAAGTAGGCGCATCGAACGATTCAGACGAAGCAGGCGCATCGAACAAGTCAGACGAAGCAGGCGGAGAAAGCCAAGCCCACCTTAGCACGCTAAGCATAGCAGGCGGCAAAGCCAACTGTGCATGCTcgtcaaaaaaggaagtgcaCCTGTCCGATGTGAGGCGCAGCATAGACAACTTAgtaagcgaaaaaaaactgaagggAAATGCCATCGGGTCAAATTACGAAGAGGTTGGAAGTGCAAGCCGATTCGATTTGATCTccaaatttttggaaaacg AGCTAAGCAGCAACCGATATTTGTTCGACTTGAATCTGTACAGCTTAAAAaggtataatattttcagcTTCAGCAATGGGGTATTcccccaggggggggagtgcAACCTGACCAACCTGGTTCGCAAGAAAAGGAGCTGCCCAGCGCGCGCGGGCCATTTGCACGGCCAGCACAATTTGGAAGAAGTGCACAATTTGGGGGGAGTTGACACTTTGGAGGAAGAGCACAATTTGGGGGGAGAGCACAATTTCCACATGAGCGCAAAGAACACTTGGCGCAGCCGAACGGAGGGGTTGGCTCGAGCCCTGAGGGATTCCTCCTGCGGTAGAAGcaatggggaggaagagGCAGAGTGTGTTGGAGGTGCAGCACGTGGGAGGATACTCCAAGGAGGTGGCAATTGTGAAACTCATACAAACGATGacatggagaaaaataaaacgataAATTACTTCCTAgctaacataaaaaaggaaaagaaaaattcaaacgAAATTGTCATGAAAAGAAGAGAGACTGGTTTGCAGAAGCTCCTCAGTAGACGTGACTCCTCTAGCGAATCTTaccaaattgggaaaaaagagCAGCTGGTGCGGAAGTtgttggggggggaaaaacccTTCGAGTGTGAAAAAAGCGATCGCCATGGTAGTGCCGTGCACATCGCAGATGTCAGTACAACTGATGAACTTGGGAGATATAGGCACCACCTCCGGGGAGGTCAGAGCGACATGCAGTCCTACCTCCTAAGCAAgtgcaaaggaaaaaataacatctaCGGTCTCTTCATCATCAACGAACGTCTAAAGagcatatacaaaaatatagcgAACAGAAGGAAGTCTATCAGCAATTTTCCAGTGAGTATGCCAAAgattgaaaatgaaaaacagtTTAGCAGTTCCTTTAACATCATACAAACAAGAAAGGTTCTTCccgagggggaggaaaaccCACCCATGGTTATCCCTCttggttgtaaaaaaaatgaacagaaaatgGTTCCTACTTTTGAGTATACAGGAGAGTCCAACGAATTGCACATTGCTGTACCAAATGGTCGCATCAAGGGGGAAATTCAATCCGGAGatgaaacaaataaaacGAGTTTCATCTCGGAAAGTAGATTAACAGAAGAGACGCGCAGTGCAGGTAGTGCTTTTGTAGTGTCTGGAGAAGACCCCCTTCCAAgggatgaggaaaaaatgggaaaaaatttccttttggaaaattcaaaaaatatgaacaggttaggtaaaaaaggggaattcaGTTACACACACGAGGAAAATGACGAggagggaatttttttaaaaaaaaaaagttacctcGGAAATGCCCACTCCATTTCGGTTATGCTTGATAAGAATCAGCCACCAATGGGGGGATACCTCTCGTCGAATGAGTCTCCTCCGAGAGTAGCAACAAACGGGGGAGAGGCAGACTTGCGTGTGGTGGCTGGTGAAAAAAACCCTCCCATGGGATGGCATCCTTTGTACCAGGAGGACATGGAAAAATGCGTTTCGTTCGTAAAAGTGGGCAGGAAAGTGCTTCAAGAAGGAGGGGACAAAGTTGGAAGCGGACCTCGGGGTGGAGGTCCTCCACTTCGAGAACGTCTGACCCATCACAATGGATCGGTTATTCACGGTGGATCGGCTCTGCACAATGGAACGCTTATTCACGATAGATCAATTCTTCACGATGGGCCATTTCTTCACAGTGGACCACCTCATCACAGTGGACCACTTCATCACGCGAACGAACCAAGAGACAACGAATTTGCGAACCACCTCAAAGTGAAGGAAGGCCCACGAAAAGGCAACCCTCGCCAAACAAACCAAAACCAAGAACAGGAAGCAGTGAGCAAGTTCGACTTAAATGATGTATTTAATTccaattttaacaattttttattgtcctataagagtaaaaaaagggagttcGCCGTATCTCCCTCTTCTCCCTCGTCTgccttttctccctcttctgCCTTTTCTCCCTCGTCTGCCTCTTCTCCCTCGTCtgccttttctcccttttccccctcttcttCGTCACCTTCCAGAAATcgaatttttgaaattttaaaaaaaaaaaactccccaTGTGATCACTCGCACGAACGAAACGGCACAGACGCCGCGAAGGAAGACTCCTATTtcgaaaattatttaaacagTTTGAAGCAGCAGAGGGGTAGGGCTCGAGTGGGGGAAGACCCAAGCGGTGTGTACGTTCGCCGGGTTGATAGACAGGACAAGGAGACCGGATCCACGGATAAACATACACAGAGGGGAAGCAACAAATGGGACTGCTTGGCTGAAACGAAAGAGTTCATCAAACAAGAATCTGCACAAAATAGTAATAATGCTGTGGATGATCCAAATGTACTTATGCAAAATAATGTCAACTCGGGGATCATTTCCGGTGGTGGAAGTGACTGTCGTGGGGACTCCAACAGAGGAAGTATTAAGAAGGAGAGTGAGAGGTTTCTATTCAGCAGCAACTCCGTAATGAACACTGAGTCGAATTCCATCGGGGGGACAACGTATGAAAATATTGTGAGGAGTCACATCGAAAATTCGCACTTCATCAATttggttaaaaataaaagccaAAAGGATATCCTACTGGGGGGGGGACATAGCAAATCTGATCTTCGTTTGATCAATCAAGAATGTAATGCATCAAATAGGAGAGATGGAATGAACCGGAAGAAATCGCCATGA
- a CDS encoding hypothetical protein (putative), whose translation MNRAIHKRKPGWVLFSRFKSDIKTVPKRSEDEHYEMIRTVIRQEKKVKFKNIFLGVSLINVTTFLFTLSNYYTKRKENHYDINDIEVVDHIVLSEFVSSMGLNNLPVYLQNKFFHKLVKSVQDENYSFKENALLGLLELFYKNKSAFIKIEKENKEEHEEFIKYIFAKLEEDASLEYTKKKIYSCILFYYIKHSDHNLSLSYEHIQEISYFDKINSPFCIDNNSVCVQKKNSYNSIMNKIYLKYFENTVIYTFFFSFVLHNINAKEYTLMNYLFASKDILRSVCSNCLINAMLLVQKAVTQNLSMRGDERSCVIAAFLFNQLNSLAFSASLYKCKYALVPLLFSQIVKDNFFL comes from the exons atgaacagggCAATACATAAGAGAAAGCCTGGTTGGGTCCTCTTCTCGCGATTCAAAAGTGACATAAAGACCGTACCGAAGAGAAGCGAAGATGAACATTACGAAATGATAAGAACTGTTATTCGACAGGAGAAGaaagtaaaatttaaaaatattttccttggGGTAAGTTTAATCAATGTTACCACTTTCCTGTTTACACTCTCCAATTATTATaccaaaaggaaagaaaaccACTACGACATCAACGACATCGAAGTTGTGGACCATATTGTCTTATCTGAATTTGTGAGTTCCATGGGGTTGAACAATTTGCCCGtatatttgcaaaataaattttttcataaattgGTAAAAAGCGTCCAAGACGAAAATTACTCCTTTAAGGAAAATGCCTTGTTGGGGCTACTCgaattattttacaaaaataaaagcgcctttataaaaattgaaaaggaaaataaggaGGAGCATGAAGAATtcataaaatacatttttgcaaaattggaaGAAGACGCAAGTTTGGAAtacacaaagaaaaaaatttattcctgtattttattttactacaTAAAGCATTCCGATCATAATTTGTCCCTGTCGTACGAACATATCCAGGAAATA agttattttgataaaattaattctcCATTCTGCATAGACAATAacagtgtgtgtgtgcagaagaagaacagcTACAACAGtattatgaacaaaatttatttgaaatacTTCGAAAATACCGTtatttacaccttttttttttcgttcgtATTGCATAATATTAATGCAAAGGAGTACACTTTGATGAATTACCTTTTTGCTTCCAAGGACATCCTTAGGAGCGTGTGCTCGAACTGCCTCATCAATGCCATGTTGCTGGTCCAGAAAGCAGTCACGCAGAATTTGAGCATGCGCGGAGATGAGCGGTCCTGCGTTATTGCGGCTTTCCTCTTCAACCAGCTGAACTCGCTCGCCTTTTCCGCCTCCCTGTACAAGTGCAAATATG CGCTGGTCCCCCTGCTCTTCTCGCAAATCGTGAAGGACAACTTTTTCCTCTGA